A region of the Anguilla anguilla isolate fAngAng1 chromosome 16, fAngAng1.pri, whole genome shotgun sequence genome:
TGTGTGAATGGGAGAGGGAGCGCGGCATTGTGGGATGGGTCCCGCTCACCAGCCTGCTCGCTGTTCCTCAATGGATCTGGAGAGTCtgcagggaagtgtgtgtgtgtgagaatgggaGTCTccatctctgtgctgtggtgaagggtgtgtgtgtgtgtctccatctctgtgctgtgggtggagcTCATCTCCATCCTCGTGCCTGGAGTAGCTGTCCCTTCACCCCTCTGACTCCTGCTAAACCTTGTTCGTCTCATTAAGCAGCACCGCTCTCTCTGTTCGGTCAGCGTACCGCACACTAGTGGACACTACGAATGTTAGCCTGAGACCttaaggtgtgtgtggggattttaaaaatgtgtttatttatttatgttttatagcAACCTTGAttgaaccccccaccccaccttgcCCAACTCTCACTTGAATTTCATCTCCTGAATGACACCACACAACCCccaagcctccccccccccccccccccccccccactttttttgttttgtttgttgccgGTGCCCGCACGCGGGATCGTTCCTCCTGCCGCCCCATCGGAGGAATTTTCCTCTCGTAACTCAGCGAACGCCTCGGACAGACGAGCCTCCGGACAGTAAATCCTAATTGtggggagaaagggagtgtTCCGGAGTGTTCCCACAGTTTTCTGTTCTGCGGCACCCCCTGCTGCCAGAAACGGGAATTGTCCTCTTGCTTGTGCCTCTGTTATGGTCCGCTTCCATGGGCGatgagatttgggggggggggggggcggcacgaCTTCTGTGCCACCAGCTCTGATGTCTCTCTAAACGTGCTTGTCCTGATGTTCTCCTGGTTTTCCTGGTTCTTCCCTCAGAGAGCAGATTCAACGTGGAGACCAAGACCATCGCCGTGGACTTCAGCGCCACAGACATCTACCCCAAGATTGAGGCGGGCCTGGCGGGCCTGGAGGTTGGGGTGCTGGGTCAGTAAGGGTAGATGAGGCGGGCCTGGAGGTTGGGGTGCTGGGTCAGTAAGGGTAGATGAGGCGGGACTGGCGGGCCTGGAGGTTGGGGTGCTGGGTCAGTAAGGGTAGATGAGGCGGGCCTGGAGGTTGGGGTGCTGGGTCGGTAAGGGTAGATGAGGCGGGCCTGGAGGTTGGGGTGCTGGGTCAGTAAGGGCGTCCCGTGTTCTGTCCCGGGCCGGTTTTATTCGGCACTGTGGTGCTTTAATCACCAGGTCTACGCCCTCCTGGCCTCCTTGCCAGGCTCATGGCCGAATCCTCTGCGCGAGAATGCGCTTGCTTGTTCTGAAACGGTAGAACTGCTGTAGAGCTGATCGCTTCTGTTTTTGGGGAAGGGAGACACTCtggaaaaatcattttttagtAGCAGTGATTTCCCGCACCCCTCCTCCTTTTCCAGTAGTTTAGGTGTGGTTATTCGTGTGAGGTCCCCAGTGTTCCTCCGCCAGTAAACCGTTGCCATTTCTTTGACTCTGCTGTCACCTGCTGGCCAATAATGGAAACTGCAtccttaaaaataatttctttaaatttctGATTCTTGCAATGCAGTTGACCGCATCAACTctcttatttttaactgaaatatttctttTCCGTAGTCAACAACGTTGGGATTTCGTACACGTACCCGGAGTTCTTCCTCAACATCCCTGATGTGGACAATGTGAGTCACCACTGCCTCTGTCATGCGctggttttatttgtgtgtgctgttcaaTGTGACTTTTAGTGTGACGAATAGCAGAGCAACTCGGCTAATGACTTTAGGCACATAACTGGTTATAGTTAATGACAAACTTAACCTTTCTAAATGCTGTTAAATCATGTTTTTCCCTCTTCATTTTAGTTTATCAACACCATGATCAATGTCAACATCACTTCAGTTTGCCAGGTCAGTGTTATTTTTGAGTGGATGATGTCACTGGAGTTTGAgtttgtgcagttgtgtgtggaCTGCGTTGGCTGCACTGAGTTTGACTGTCTGTGcgtgcagtttgtgtgtgtgtgtgtgtggaccgcCTCTGCTTTTCCTGGGCTGTGCTTTCCTTCTCGCCCTCCTTTCCAATTCCCCCCTTTCATCTTATTTCTCTTCCCTTCCttgctttcttctttttccttcctcatctttccctctcttctccatTTTTCTGGAGCCTTTTCTGTCTCtcgctgtcctctctctctctctctctcgcagtgtgcagtgtgcagtgtgcagtgtgcagtgtgcagtgtgcagtgtgcagtgtgcagtgtgcagtgtgtgtaacGTTCTGTTGAGCTGTGCTTTGACGCACCTCCCCTTGCCTTTGTACAGATGACCCGTCTGGTGCTGCCCCGGATGGTGGAGAGGTGAGGTTTACCCCTTTGCACCGTCCtgttggggagggtgggggtgggggataaGATTTAGGAGTGGGGGCATGGTATGCAGTGGGAGCTGGAACCGTAGGTTCCTCTGCATCTGGAGTGTTTGGGGAAGTCTCTTCCTCTCCCGCTGGAGTCGCTGTTGGCAGTGCTCCCATTGGCTGAGTTTGCCGCCTTCTGTGGCATAGAGGCGGACCTCTCCTCCTTTACCgaagggtctctctctctctctcgagtcATTTTGACCCGCGGAACTCGATTCGTCCCCAGCAGCGGAGCTTCAGTGCTTCGAGTCTGAACGCGTCCGCCACCTCGACAGCGCGTTGTCGTTGTTATAGCGACGTGCTTGGCTCAGTGCTGCTCGGCCTGTCGGAGGTTAaacggagcgcgctcagtctgTCTGACCCGCcctgtggggggttgggggggagaggagtttctctctctctctctctctctgaggctcCGGATCCGGTGCCGGTGCGAGTCCAGCCCGGGTCTTCCAGCTCTCCCCACAGCACAGGGGCACTGCACGAGGAAGctggctgccatggcaacgcaCGAGGCGGCCATGAAcagagcagtgtgagtgtgcgtgtgtgtgcgcgtgcttcGACAGGGTCtgaaacacacgcgcgcacacaaacacacacacactgttcatgttccctttgctgtgtgttttgtttcaggTCTATGGGCGTGGTCCTCAACATCTCTTCTGCCAGTGGAATGTACCCAGTTCCCCTGCTGACCATCTACTCCTCCACCAAGGCaagtccctccccctcccctcccctcacttgCCCTCtgagtggggttgggggggggggggggggcttaccaCCGGGCTTACCGCTATGAGAGacgctgtgtgttcagtgtgtctgcCTAGCTGGACACCCCCGTGTCTCAGCGCTGGAGCTGTAGCCACTCTGCTGCGCCGCGGCGCGGTTCGAGCCTCAGTCTCCCTGCAGTTCGTGGAGATCTCCCTTCAGACCCCAGATGGATTGAGATTTAAACATTACGCGTTTTGTGAAAACTGTTCTGAAAGCAGGCTTTTAACACTTAATGTAATTCAGGCTTCACAAAGTGAGCGTGCAAGTAGACCGTGGCTCCTCGCTGTGCGTCAGCAGTGCTGCTACggaatcgaacccgcagccgCGAGTCCTTGGCTGTAGCGCGTATGTGCGGGCGCGCACTGCTGCCGCCgctgagtgtgactgtgccGCGCTGTTGCCATGCTAACCTAGCCTTCTTTCCGCAGGCTTTTGTGGACTTCTTTTCCCGCGGACTTAACGCTGAGTACAAGAGCAAAGGAATCATCATTCAGGTGAATACTCTCCCAGCACCTGCCTACAGCTCCTCCCCTGACAGAGACTGTTAATCACGCGGCGAGATGCCGCTCTTGGTTCACTTCCTGTTACTGCAGGAAAGTTCCTGTGATGGTTATTTTTGTGACCTGTCAAGACTTGGAGTGCATTGTGGTTTTAGCCAATGTACTACATGGATTTTACCACAGGATTTTACCCTGTGCATATTTTTTGGTGCATGATTTTAAGGACTGGAGTTcttcaaaatgttaaatttttttgcacaaacacTGCTTGAATACCTCTCCTGAACTGGTTTGATTATTGGTTTGGAGTTGGAAGCGTGATGTTTTATATTGCAGTGTTTGCGGATTCTTTAATTTGGAATGCATAGGACATACTTAAGAAGGatttccctgctctctctgctaGAAGTCCTTTAACAACAGTATGTGGGTGGGTTTCATTGTACGCGGTCCTGACATCTTGGTGCTGTTCAAATATGCTTCTTTTCTGCATTCCTCGGCTGGTGGTGTGTTGGGGCCCTCTAGTGGCAGCTGTAAGCATAGCCAGTCCCACTGACCGGTTTActctctctgccctgccccAGAGTGTCCTGCCTTTCTTTGTGGCCACCAAGATGACTAAGATCAGGAAGCCCACCCTGGACAAGCCCACCCCCGAGCGCTACGTCGCTGCCGAGCTCACCACCGTGGGGCTGGAGAGCCAGACCAACGGGTACTTTCCCCACGCCGTCATGGTGAGCGACCTCTGACCCTGTGCTTgtatcagctgtgtgtgtgtgtgtgtgagcgcgctgtgtgtgtgtgtgtgtgtgtgcgcgctatgtgtgcgcatgcagtgtgtgtgtgtgtgagcactgtgtgtgtgtgagcgagcacTGTGTCAGACGTGCTGTCAGTGAGTGACAGCCCCTCTGTACTGGCTGGCTGTTGGCTCActacccctgtgtgtgtgtgtgtgctgtgtgtgtgtgctgtgagtgagtgacagccCCTCTGTACTGGCTGGCTGTTGGCTCACTccccctgtgtgctgtgtgcgcgctgtgtgtgtgtgtgctgtgagtgagtgacagccCCTCTGTACTGGCTGGCTGTCGGCTCActacccctgtgtgtgtgtgtgtgtgtgcgtgtgtgctgtgagtgagttGACAGCCACTCTGTACTGGCTGGCTGTCGGCTCActacccctgtgtgtgtgtgtgtgtgtgtgcgtgtgtgctgtgagtgagttGACAGCCACTCTGTACTGGCTGGCTGTTGGCTCACTccccctgtgtgctgtgtgtgtgtgtgtgtgtgtgctgtgagtgagtg
Encoded here:
- the hsd17b12a gene encoding very-long-chain 3-oxoacyl-CoA reductase-A isoform X2 encodes the protein MILLVKSFQKVVTGATDGIGKAYAEELARRGFAVMLISRSQEKLDDVAKSLESRFNVETKTIAVDFSATDIYPKIEAGLAGLEVGVLVNNVGISYTYPEFFLNIPDVDNFINTMINVNITSVCQMTRLVLPRMVERSMGVVLNISSASGMYPVPLLTIYSSTKAFVDFFSRGLNAEYKSKGIIIQSVLPFFVATKMTKIRKPTLDKPTPERYVAAELTTVGLESQTNGYFPHAVMGWITAVLAPNRVVLYFGMKMGTAQRAGYLRRRKQR
- the hsd17b12a gene encoding very-long-chain 3-oxoacyl-CoA reductase-A isoform X1, with the protein product MEALLSLVEVPLYWVGAFTAAWVSLWLVYKLLFGLRIWVLGNGQLISTKLGKWAVVTGATDGIGKAYAEELARRGFAVMLISRSQEKLDDVAKSLESRFNVETKTIAVDFSATDIYPKIEAGLAGLEVGVLVNNVGISYTYPEFFLNIPDVDNFINTMINVNITSVCQMTRLVLPRMVERSMGVVLNISSASGMYPVPLLTIYSSTKAFVDFFSRGLNAEYKSKGIIIQSVLPFFVATKMTKIRKPTLDKPTPERYVAAELTTVGLESQTNGYFPHAVMGWITAVLAPNRVVLYFGMKMGTAQRAGYLRRRKQR